A region from the Acyrthosiphon pisum isolate AL4f chromosome A1, pea_aphid_22Mar2018_4r6ur, whole genome shotgun sequence genome encodes:
- the LOC103310019 gene encoding probable cytochrome P450 6a14 has protein sequence MFFAGFEPVSSTLSFCLYQLALNQHNQEEMRDEMNSKVKEHGKINNDFLVDLHYSDMVLAGEYCDLRLNVRPAMAETYGCPIRNSAKTKYTC, from the coding sequence ATGTTTTTCGCCGGTTTCGAACCCGTGTCTTCCACGTTGAGTTTTTGTTTGTACCAGTTAGCTCTGAACCAACACAACCAGGAAGAAATGCGCGACGAGATGAATTCAAAGGTGAAAGAACACGGGAAAATTAACAATGATTTTTTGGTAGATCTTCATTACAGCGACATGGTATTGGCAGGTGAATATTGCGATTTAAGATTAAATGTCCGGCCGgccatggcagaaacctacggttGCCCAattcgaaattctgccaaaactaAATACACGTGTTAA